The Aurantiacibacter arachoides genome window below encodes:
- a CDS encoding electron transfer flavoprotein subunit beta/FixA family protein, which yields MKILVPVKRVIDYNVKPRVKADGSGVDLANVKMSMNPFDEIAVEEALRLREAGKATEVIAVSIGPAKAQETLRTALAMGADRAILVQTDDAVEPLAVAKILKAIAAEEEPGIVMLGKQAIDDDSNQTGQMLAALIDRPQGTFASKVEIDGDHVSVTREVDGGLETVKLTLPAVVTTDLRLNEPRYASLPNIMKAKSKPLATKTPADYGVDTAPRLTTTHVGEPPVRVAGEIVADVDALVAKLKALGVA from the coding sequence ATGAAAATCCTCGTCCCCGTGAAACGGGTGATCGACTACAACGTGAAGCCGCGCGTCAAGGCGGACGGGTCGGGCGTCGACCTTGCCAACGTCAAGATGAGCATGAATCCGTTTGACGAGATCGCCGTGGAAGAGGCGTTGCGTTTGCGCGAGGCGGGCAAGGCGACCGAGGTGATCGCCGTCTCGATCGGCCCGGCCAAGGCGCAGGAAACGCTGCGCACCGCGCTGGCCATGGGCGCGGACCGCGCCATCCTGGTGCAGACGGACGATGCGGTCGAACCGCTGGCCGTCGCCAAGATCCTGAAAGCCATCGCGGCGGAGGAAGAGCCCGGCATCGTCATGCTGGGCAAACAGGCGATCGACGACGATTCCAACCAGACCGGGCAGATGCTCGCCGCGCTGATAGACCGGCCGCAGGGCACCTTTGCCAGCAAGGTCGAGATCGACGGCGATCATGTCTCCGTCACCCGCGAGGTCGACGGCGGCCTTGAAACCGTCAAGCTGACGCTGCCTGCGGTCGTCACCACGGACCTGCGCCTGAACGAGCCGCGCTATGCCAGCCTGCCCAACATCATGAAGGCCAAGTCCAAGCCGCTCGCGACCAAGACCCCCGCCGATTACGGCGTGGATACCGCGCCGCGGCTCACCACCACCCATGTCGGCGAACCGCCGGTGCGCGTCGCGGGCGAGATCGTCGCCGACGTGGACGCGCTGGTCGCCAAGCTCAAAGCCCTCGGAGTTGCCTGA
- a CDS encoding exopolysaccharide biosynthesis protein, with product MTTTPYSVGDILDCLEDLTGECDTVSVDRIVGAFGTRTYGPAIMVPALLELTPVGAIPGVPTFLAVTIALVAAQKMLGHRHLWLPGVIANRCVAAEKLAAGVVRLRPLARFLDRHFHRRMKPMTRAPFSQIAAAIIIVLCLMVPFLEVLPFASSAPMLAIASFGLAVLVRDGVLMAAALTASLAAMGLMGWDHVDGGLSDTAAVDGMVKQETIDTVEAGAAEAGTAIEAGGQEAVDVVEDAANHVAGDVADEVEDAVSD from the coding sequence ATGACCACCACGCCCTACAGCGTAGGCGACATTCTCGATTGCCTGGAAGACCTGACCGGCGAATGCGACACGGTGTCGGTGGACAGGATCGTGGGCGCCTTTGGCACCCGCACCTATGGCCCGGCAATCATGGTGCCCGCGCTGCTCGAACTGACGCCGGTGGGCGCGATCCCGGGCGTGCCCACGTTCCTGGCGGTTACCATCGCGCTCGTCGCGGCGCAGAAGATGCTGGGCCATCGCCACCTGTGGCTGCCCGGCGTGATCGCCAATCGCTGCGTGGCGGCGGAAAAGCTGGCCGCCGGGGTGGTCAGGCTGCGCCCGCTCGCGCGATTCCTCGACCGTCATTTCCATCGCCGCATGAAGCCGATGACGCGCGCGCCCTTCTCGCAGATCGCCGCGGCCATCATCATTGTCCTGTGCCTGATGGTGCCTTTCCTGGAGGTGCTGCCATTTGCCAGCAGTGCGCCGATGCTGGCCATCGCCAGCTTCGGGCTTGCCGTGCTGGTGCGCGATGGCGTGCTGATGGCCGCCGCGCTGACCGCCAGCCTGGCGGCGATGGGCCTGATGGGCTGGGATCATGTCGACGGCGGCCTGAGCGATACGGCTGCCGTCGATGGCATGGTAAAGCAGGAGACGATCGACACCGTCGAGGCCGGCGCCGCCGAAGCGGGCACGGCCATCGAGGCGGGCGGGCAGGAGGCGGTCGACGTGGTGGAGGACGCTGCCAATCACGTTGCCGGGGATGTCGCCGACGAGGTCGAAGACGCCGTCTCCGACTAG
- the sucC gene encoding ADP-forming succinate--CoA ligase subunit beta, whose product MNIHEYQAKELLAKYGIGVPAGFAATSVEDAVAAAEKLPGPLYVVKAQIHAGGRGKGKFSELPAEAKGGVRLAHSLDDVRRDAGEMLGNTLVTIQTGDAGKQVNRLYVTDGVDIEHEYYLSMVVDRATDRVAMIVSTEGGMDIEEVAHHTPEKIATIGIDPATGFMPHHGRAVAVALKLEGAMAKAAQKLARQLYEAFVALDCAMLEINPLVETKTGELLVLDTKMSFDSNAEFRHHDYENLRDETEEDPMEVEASKHDLAYIKLDGNIGCMVNGAGLAMATMDIIKLNGAFPANFLDVGGGATTEKVTAAFKIILSDPAVEGILVNIFGGIMKCDVIADGIVSAARDVDLNVPLVVRLEGTNVQQGKDILANSGLPIIPADDLGDAARKIVAEVKKAA is encoded by the coding sequence ATGAACATCCACGAATACCAGGCCAAGGAACTGCTCGCGAAATACGGCATCGGCGTGCCCGCAGGCTTTGCGGCGACGAGCGTAGAGGATGCCGTGGCGGCGGCCGAGAAGCTTCCCGGACCGCTCTACGTGGTCAAGGCGCAGATCCATGCGGGCGGGCGCGGCAAAGGCAAGTTTTCGGAACTGCCTGCAGAGGCCAAGGGCGGTGTGCGGCTCGCCCATTCGCTCGACGACGTGCGCCGTGACGCGGGTGAGATGCTGGGCAACACGCTGGTCACCATCCAGACCGGCGACGCCGGCAAGCAGGTCAATCGCCTTTATGTGACCGATGGCGTGGACATCGAACACGAATACTACCTGTCGATGGTGGTCGACCGCGCGACCGATCGCGTGGCCATGATCGTTTCCACCGAAGGCGGTATGGATATCGAGGAAGTGGCCCACCACACGCCCGAGAAGATCGCCACGATCGGCATCGACCCGGCAACCGGCTTCATGCCGCACCACGGCCGCGCCGTGGCCGTTGCGCTGAAGCTGGAAGGCGCCATGGCCAAGGCCGCGCAGAAGCTGGCGAGGCAGCTGTACGAGGCCTTCGTCGCGCTCGACTGCGCCATGCTGGAAATCAATCCGCTGGTGGAAACCAAGACCGGCGAGCTGCTGGTGCTCGATACCAAGATGAGCTTCGATTCGAATGCCGAATTCCGCCATCACGACTACGAGAACTTGCGCGACGAGACCGAGGAAGACCCGATGGAGGTCGAGGCGAGCAAGCACGACCTCGCCTACATCAAGCTGGACGGCAACATCGGCTGCATGGTCAACGGCGCAGGCCTCGCCATGGCGACGATGGACATCATCAAGCTGAACGGAGCCTTCCCGGCCAACTTCCTCGACGTGGGCGGCGGCGCCACCACCGAAAAGGTGACCGCGGCGTTTAAGATCATCCTGTCCGATCCGGCGGTGGAGGGCATCCTCGTCAACATCTTCGGCGGCATCATGAAGTGCGACGTGATCGCCGACGGCATCGTGTCGGCTGCCAGGGATGTCGATCTCAACGTGCCGCTGGTGGTGCGCCTGGAAGGCACGAACGTGCAGCAGGGCAAGGATATCCTCGCCAATTCCGGCCTGCCGATCATCCCGGCGGACGACCTGGGCGATGCGGCACGAAAGATCGTGGCAGAGGTGAAGAAGGCGGCCTGA
- a CDS encoding 3'(2'),5'-bisphosphate nucleotidase CysQ, translating into MIDRMRLEQICREAGHMALQRWPGAGHQLKSWEKTPGNPVCDADIEVDGFLRRELGRLLPAAGWLSEETADNTARLDKGLIWLVDPIDGTRDFIRGRAGWAVSVALISAGRPLIGTLVAPARGEVWSSTAGKGAWLNGTRLRASARKVLAGARVPTHDLPREDHDLVAVEQPNSIALRVAMVADARADLVATLRWGYEWDIAAAALIAREAGASVTDVFGKPLAYNKRDPRAFGLLASAPGIHAAAVDRLAERAARLA; encoded by the coding sequence ATGATCGACCGGATGAGACTCGAACAGATCTGCCGCGAAGCGGGTCACATGGCGCTACAGCGCTGGCCCGGCGCCGGGCATCAGCTGAAGAGCTGGGAGAAAACGCCCGGCAACCCGGTGTGCGATGCGGATATCGAGGTCGATGGCTTCCTGCGCCGGGAACTGGGGCGCCTGTTGCCCGCCGCTGGCTGGCTGTCGGAAGAAACAGCGGACAACACCGCGCGGCTGGACAAGGGCTTGATCTGGCTGGTCGATCCCATCGACGGCACGCGCGATTTCATTCGCGGGCGGGCCGGGTGGGCGGTCTCGGTCGCGCTCATTAGCGCGGGCCGGCCCCTGATCGGCACGCTGGTCGCCCCGGCGCGCGGCGAGGTCTGGTCGTCTACCGCCGGCAAGGGGGCCTGGCTCAACGGGACGCGCCTTCGGGCAAGCGCGAGGAAGGTGCTGGCCGGCGCCAGGGTGCCCACCCACGACCTGCCGCGCGAAGACCACGACCTCGTGGCGGTAGAGCAGCCCAATTCGATCGCGCTGCGCGTGGCCATGGTGGCCGATGCCCGCGCCGATCTCGTCGCGACACTGCGCTGGGGTTACGAATGGGACATCGCCGCTGCCGCGCTGATTGCGCGCGAGGCTGGGGCAAGCGTGACCGACGTCTTTGGCAAGCCGCTGGCCTATAACAAGCGTGACCCGCGCGCCTTTGGCCTGTTGGCGAGCGCCCCTGGTATCCATGCCGCCGCGGTCGACAGGCTGGCGGAGCGGGCTGCGCGTCTGGCGTGA
- a CDS encoding OmpA family protein has product MKFKKLLVTSAAGLALVGATSACVTDPNTGNQVISRTAIGGLGGAGLGYLLGGLIGGKTARIVGAGIGGAAGGYVGYRMDEQIREIEEVTSGTGVNVGQTPNGDGILVTFPDVTFATNQATISPSMRNVLDGVAQSMINYPNSLIDVMGHTDATGSDQYNLDLSRRRAESVANYLTSRGVARTRMETIGYGEQYPVADNTSESGRAQNRRVEIRITPVTQADVNSAY; this is encoded by the coding sequence ATGAAATTCAAGAAACTCCTCGTCACCTCGGCTGCTGGTCTCGCGCTTGTCGGCGCGACCAGTGCCTGCGTCACCGATCCCAACACCGGCAACCAGGTCATTTCCCGCACCGCCATCGGCGGCCTCGGCGGCGCTGGCCTTGGCTACCTGCTGGGTGGCCTGATCGGCGGCAAGACGGCCCGCATCGTAGGCGCCGGCATCGGCGGCGCGGCGGGCGGTTATGTCGGCTACCGCATGGACGAACAGATCCGCGAGATCGAGGAAGTCACCTCGGGCACCGGCGTCAACGTTGGCCAGACCCCCAACGGCGACGGCATTCTCGTGACATTCCCCGATGTCACCTTTGCCACCAACCAGGCGACCATCTCGCCCTCGATGCGCAACGTGCTCGACGGCGTGGCGCAGTCGATGATCAACTACCCCAACTCGCTAATCGACGTGATGGGCCACACCGATGCGACCGGCAGCGACCAGTACAACCTCGACCTGTCGCGTCGCCGTGCCGAATCGGTGGCGAACTATCTCACCAGCCGCGGCGTTGCCCGCACCCGCATGGAGACGATCGGTTACGGCGAGCAGTATCCCGTTGCCGACAACACCAGCGAATCGGGCCGCGCGCAGAACCGCCGCGTGGAAATCCGCATCACCCCGGTGACCCAGGCGGACGTCAACTCCGCCTATTGA